One genomic region from Thermus antranikianii DSM 12462 encodes:
- a CDS encoding SIS domain-containing protein — protein MASWMRTEAEEAPKVIERLLRENEGEVRSLASFLKKRPPALTLTVARGSSDHAALFAKYLFEARLEWPVLSLAPSVLTLYRARPRVPFPSLLLAFSQSGESPDLLEAVSAYRSQGALTVALVNQEESSLARMAEVVLPLHAGEEKAVAATKSFLAMLAATLHLLAHLVEESRLRQVLPSLPEALHRALEASGELEYLEDAENLFVLGRGFTYPVALEAALKLKEVAGLHAEGFSAAEFLHGPQALLEAGFPVLALVQKDEALDALLSTLEGLKAKGAHLLVLSPEPDALALADSPLALPVASEPEITPLFLAQAFYPKAEALSRARGLDPDRPRHLTKVTRTR, from the coding sequence ATGGCCTCTTGGATGCGTACGGAGGCGGAGGAGGCTCCCAAGGTCATAGAGCGCCTCCTTAGGGAGAACGAGGGCGAGGTGAGGAGCCTCGCCAGCTTCCTGAAGAAGCGCCCCCCGGCCCTCACCCTTACCGTGGCCCGGGGGAGTTCGGACCATGCGGCCCTTTTTGCCAAGTACCTCTTCGAGGCCCGATTGGAGTGGCCGGTTCTCTCCTTAGCCCCTTCCGTCCTCACCCTTTACCGGGCTAGGCCCCGGGTGCCTTTTCCCTCCCTTCTTCTCGCCTTTAGCCAAAGCGGGGAAAGCCCCGATCTTTTGGAGGCGGTAAGCGCCTACCGGTCCCAGGGAGCCCTCACCGTGGCCTTGGTGAACCAGGAGGAGAGCTCCCTAGCCCGGATGGCGGAGGTGGTCCTTCCCTTGCATGCTGGGGAGGAGAAGGCGGTGGCCGCCACCAAGAGCTTCCTCGCCATGCTGGCCGCCACCCTCCACCTCCTAGCGCACCTGGTGGAGGAAAGTCGCCTGCGCCAGGTCCTTCCCAGCTTACCTGAGGCCCTGCACCGGGCCTTGGAGGCCTCGGGGGAACTGGAGTACCTGGAGGATGCGGAGAACCTTTTTGTCCTGGGGAGGGGGTTCACGTACCCCGTGGCCCTCGAGGCGGCCTTGAAGCTCAAGGAGGTGGCAGGGCTTCACGCGGAGGGGTTTTCGGCGGCGGAGTTCCTCCATGGTCCCCAGGCCCTTTTGGAAGCGGGTTTTCCCGTGCTGGCCTTGGTGCAAAAGGATGAGGCCTTGGATGCTCTTCTTTCCACCCTGGAGGGGTTAAAGGCGAAAGGGGCCCATCTTCTCGTTCTCTCCCCGGAACCCGATGCCCTGGCCCTGGCGGATTCTCCCCTGGCGCTTCCCGTGGCCTCCGAGCCTGAGATCACCCCTCTTTTCCTGGCCCAGGCCTTCTATCCTAAGGCGGAGGCCCTGTCGCGGGCCCGGGGTCTGGATCCGGACCGGCCCCGGCACCTCACCAAGGTGACCCGGACCCGCTAG
- a CDS encoding tRNA-binding protein, which yields MEALQAFQILDLRIGRILKAEPHEKARKPSYKLWIDLGPLGVKQSSAQITELYRPEDLVGRLVVCAVNLGTRSIAGFPSEVLVLGAKDAAGRVVLLTVEREVPLGERVF from the coding sequence ATGGAGGCCCTGCAAGCCTTTCAAATCCTGGACCTACGCATCGGCCGCATCTTGAAGGCAGAACCCCACGAGAAAGCCCGCAAACCCAGCTACAAGCTCTGGATCGACCTCGGACCCTTAGGGGTCAAACAGAGTTCGGCCCAGATCACCGAGCTTTACCGCCCCGAGGACCTGGTGGGCCGCCTGGTGGTGTGCGCGGTGAACCTGGGAACCCGCTCCATCGCAGGCTTCCCCTCCGAGGTGCTGGTCCTGGGGGCTAAGGATGCGGCGGGCCGGGTGGTCCTCCTCACCGTGGAGCGGGAGGTACCCCTGGGGGAAAGGGTCTTCTAG